The Methanolobus sp. WCC4 genome includes the window ATATGCGTACTACCTTATTGACAAGACAGAGGCGACTCCTATAGATGCCATAGATGAACTACCATCTGGTGTATCCGTACTTTTCCCTTACAGACTTCTCAGGGAGAGTGACAGGCTTCCACATTCATGGAATGTCACATCCGACACTATCGCAGCATGGGTGGCAAGAGAGACAGGATCACGTTTTGTCAAGGTCACCGATGTTGACGGGGTCATGGCAGACGATATAGTCCAGACCTGGATGACAGCAAAGGAACTTTCAAGAATGGGAGTTACCTGTATCGATAGCTCACTCCCCGGTTTTTTGATGGAGAGCATGATGGACTGTGTCGTTGTCAATGGGCTATATCCTGAAAGGGTCATTGATGCCGTTATCGGAAAAACTGTCCTGGGCACTCACATCAAGGGGAATATTTAAATTATATACTGCGTATGTACTGAAATCACTGACATGCTGATTTTTCAGTATTTATATTGATCATATATCATTTACAGTAGGAGATTATAAATGGCAAGTAAAGTCGATAATTGCACCACATGTAACAAGAGTCTTGTGGAAACAGGCTATGTACGCTTCCCATGCCCGGTTTGCGACAAAGAGCTCGGTAGATGTACAAGCTGCAGACAGCAGAGTAATCCATATGAATGCCCAAAATGTGGCTTTACAGGAGCCTGAGGTGAATTAAATGGGAGAAGTAGCAGCAACAATGAAGATCATGCCAGTCGATGTCGAGACAAACCTTGAGGACCTCAAGGACAGGCTGATCGCAGCATTGCCGGAAGGAGCAAAGTACGGCACCCACGAAGAAGAGCCTATCGCTTTCGGACTTAAGGCTATCAACATGGTCGTCCTTGTAGGAGACCTTGAAGGCGGCACAGAGAGCGTAGAGGAAGCCTTTGCAGCAGTCGAAGGCGTAGAGAGCGTACAGGTTACCAGCCTCGGTAGACCAGTATAATACTCTCGATCTTTCTTTTTTTTATTCATTTTTCAACTTCATAATTTTTTTCAGGTGCGTCGACCAGGGACTCATCATTACGTTCGCAATGTAAAGACCGCGAGTTCAGACCCCACCCGACCCAGTGAAAAAAAGAGGGACATATCGTCCTCAGTTCAAAAAATGGGATCATGCAGGAATAGCACCTGCACCATCCATGTTGGCCATCATCTCTTTCTGTTCATCGGTGAATATC containing:
- a CDS encoding elongation factor 1-beta encodes the protein MGEVAATMKIMPVDVETNLEDLKDRLIAALPEGAKYGTHEEEPIAFGLKAINMVVLVGDLEGGTESVEEAFAAVEGVESVQVTSLGRPV
- a CDS encoding zinc finger domain-containing protein gives rise to the protein MASKVDNCTTCNKSLVETGYVRFPCPVCDKELGRCTSCRQQSNPYECPKCGFTGA
- a CDS encoding amino acid kinase; protein product: MRAVIKIGGSLMRDSPSIIKALQDYFADREGDSILIVPGGGVFANHIRSISERCSIGDDASHWMAILSMEQYAYYLIDKTEATPIDAIDELPSGVSVLFPYRLLRESDRLPHSWNVTSDTIAAWVARETGSRFVKVTDVDGVMADDIVQTWMTAKELSRMGVTCIDSSLPGFLMESMMDCVVVNGLYPERVIDAVIGKTVLGTHIKGNI